A part of Terriglobus roseus genomic DNA contains:
- a CDS encoding OsmC family protein: MATERSANAVWNGGLKDGKGVISTQSGVLKEQSYTFVSRFENGAGTNPEELIAAAHAGCFSMALSAELEKAGHKGESVATTATVVLEFVNGAPTVTTIHLKNESKVPGLDDAKFQEIAAGAKQNCPISRLLAAAKIDLDAKLIS, encoded by the coding sequence ATGGCAACGGAACGCAGCGCAAATGCAGTTTGGAACGGTGGTTTGAAGGACGGTAAGGGCGTGATCAGCACGCAGAGCGGTGTGCTGAAGGAACAGTCGTACACGTTTGTGTCGCGCTTTGAGAACGGCGCGGGCACGAATCCGGAAGAGTTGATTGCAGCGGCGCATGCAGGCTGCTTTTCCATGGCGCTGAGCGCCGAGCTGGAGAAGGCCGGGCACAAGGGCGAGAGCGTGGCCACCACAGCAACCGTGGTGCTTGAGTTTGTGAACGGCGCACCGACTGTGACCACGATCCACCTGAAGAACGAGTCAAAGGTGCCGGGGCTGGATGATGCAAAGTTCCAGGAGATTGCCGCTGGAGCCAAGCAGAACTGCCCCATTTCGCGTCTGCTGGCAGCTGCAAAGATTGATCTGGATGCGAAGCTGATTTCGTAA
- a CDS encoding lamin tail domain-containing protein, protein MKTTFGSKRLLSALLCALCALLLNAAAFAVPTPGHLVIAQIYGGGSNSSAAYAHDYVMLYNPTGAAISLSGYSLQYASVSGTSWTTEVLPADSVQPGHYYLIGLYSNSQQSGTDVGAALPTPDFQATSATYLSGGTEHTQNYGINMSAQYGKVLLSNSATITPAGTSCPVGLANTVDFVGFGSANCYEGSAPAGNSGYTNSTAVARKDPSIDSDDNAADFQQISATPHNSSYVPSTAVDTPISTIQANRSTYVGNSVMFTGVITVVTNTGYYMQTASSTPGSTGDEGIYVFSGTGKNPATAVVGNNVTVTGSLALYPAATTSHMPSLEVTGATLTVNSTGNTLPTPITITAPTPTGDIYQLRQYESMLVSLPSMTAAGPTDASLVENTETTTSTGQFYVAGSSIPRPFREPGMDFRDFPSATCPSFANCPAATNPTTAAGAVRPANLTLYDDNPERLIIESSLGGGTAIDVAAGTVITGATGVVDYTYSTDYPYGDPPRIILMATNHPTVSTAGAVTVKALALPTANQFTVAAFNVERFYDTNAANNLYYLPQTGKTATTSAATVTPDAYARRLKKFSLAVRTVLNNPDIISVEEAENLQVLKDMAAQIDADTTTGTKPGYVAYGTDSVTTFTNDGTGISVGFLVKPTTVNVTSWEQKGTDTLIPAGTSALNDRPSQVLHATINRGTGNKPYPITVISNHLRSLSAVNTAAVQSKKELQAEMLANLIQGYQQAGEHVIAVGDMNAFEFSDGYTDTLGTITGNVGNGVAVMPGVAIVNPVATDLINTLPANARQSYTEWGNAQVLDHAVVTADIASSSTLAVGHIDADFPVVLYNDATTPAAMSDHDPLLAYLALPAPVTTATLTGNGTFATAITVGQSSAGQQLTLTNTGEAVISITGFTMTGDFAQSNNCGSSLAVGSSCAINVVFTPTAAGARTGSITLNGSATVTPVTLSGTGLAPANFTIGDSSGNTTTSITLNAGDSTNLTLKFTSLNGFAGSITVTCAASGTAPTGVACTPTSPVTLAASGTATSTVVITTVSRSLPAGLGMLPASAAGRIASLLFAMITGLVMLLVKRKGRAVRTGGLLMVLFVFALGITGCGKDKGNGPNPSGTPTGTYTYKVTATSGSVSHVQTINLTVN, encoded by the coding sequence TTGAAAACAACTTTTGGATCGAAGCGACTGCTTTCTGCGCTGCTTTGTGCCCTCTGCGCGTTGCTGCTGAATGCTGCAGCGTTCGCTGTGCCGACTCCCGGTCACCTGGTGATCGCGCAAATATATGGTGGAGGCAGCAATAGCAGCGCTGCCTATGCGCATGATTACGTCATGCTCTACAACCCAACGGGTGCGGCGATCAGCCTGTCGGGCTATTCGCTTCAATACGCAAGCGTTTCGGGAACAAGTTGGACAACTGAAGTATTGCCTGCGGACAGCGTGCAGCCGGGTCATTACTACCTGATCGGTTTGTATTCCAACTCTCAGCAGAGCGGCACCGATGTTGGCGCTGCGCTGCCCACACCGGACTTTCAGGCCACTTCTGCAACGTATCTTTCCGGTGGCACGGAGCATACCCAGAACTACGGCATCAACATGTCTGCGCAGTATGGCAAGGTGTTGCTGTCGAACTCAGCCACCATCACTCCAGCAGGTACGAGCTGCCCTGTGGGGCTAGCTAACACAGTTGATTTCGTTGGCTTTGGTTCTGCTAATTGCTACGAGGGCTCGGCGCCTGCAGGGAATTCCGGCTATACGAACTCCACTGCCGTGGCGCGCAAAGATCCGTCGATCGACTCTGACGACAATGCCGCGGACTTTCAGCAGATTTCCGCGACGCCGCATAACAGCAGCTATGTTCCTTCGACAGCAGTAGACACACCGATCTCAACCATCCAGGCGAACCGTTCCACGTACGTGGGCAACAGCGTTATGTTTACCGGCGTAATCACCGTGGTGACAAATACCGGTTATTACATGCAGACGGCTTCGTCGACACCCGGTTCTACAGGCGATGAAGGTATCTACGTTTTCAGCGGGACCGGCAAGAACCCTGCAACTGCTGTGGTTGGCAACAATGTGACCGTTACCGGTTCATTGGCGTTGTATCCGGCCGCTACGACAAGCCACATGCCTTCGCTGGAAGTCACTGGCGCGACGCTGACAGTGAACAGCACGGGCAATACGTTGCCGACGCCGATCACGATCACGGCGCCTACGCCGACTGGCGACATCTATCAGCTTCGTCAGTACGAGAGCATGTTGGTAAGCCTGCCTTCAATGACCGCGGCGGGCCCCACGGATGCCTCGTTGGTGGAAAACACGGAGACAACGACTTCTACAGGCCAGTTCTACGTTGCGGGCTCGAGCATTCCGCGTCCGTTCCGCGAGCCGGGCATGGACTTCCGCGATTTTCCGTCAGCCACTTGCCCCAGCTTTGCAAATTGCCCTGCTGCAACCAATCCGACGACGGCAGCGGGTGCGGTTCGTCCCGCAAACCTGACACTGTATGACGACAACCCGGAGCGCTTGATTATTGAGAGTTCGCTGGGTGGGGGCACGGCGATTGATGTCGCGGCGGGTACGGTTATCACCGGCGCAACGGGTGTGGTGGATTACACCTACTCCACTGATTACCCCTATGGCGATCCGCCACGCATCATTCTGATGGCTACAAACCATCCGACGGTGTCGACCGCTGGTGCTGTGACGGTGAAGGCTTTGGCGCTGCCGACTGCAAACCAGTTCACGGTTGCGGCGTTCAATGTGGAGCGGTTCTACGATACCAACGCCGCGAACAACCTCTACTACCTGCCGCAAACTGGCAAGACGGCGACAACCTCCGCTGCGACTGTTACTCCCGATGCGTATGCGCGTCGTCTGAAGAAGTTCTCGCTTGCGGTGCGCACCGTTCTGAATAACCCGGACATCATCTCTGTGGAAGAGGCGGAGAATCTCCAGGTTCTGAAGGACATGGCCGCACAGATCGACGCGGACACGACGACTGGCACAAAGCCCGGCTATGTGGCCTATGGCACGGACTCGGTTACGACGTTCACCAATGACGGAACTGGTATCTCCGTTGGCTTCCTGGTGAAGCCAACGACCGTGAATGTGACGTCGTGGGAGCAGAAGGGTACGGACACCCTGATCCCCGCAGGCACATCCGCGCTGAATGATCGTCCGTCGCAGGTGTTGCACGCAACTATCAACCGTGGCACGGGCAACAAGCCTTACCCCATCACTGTGATCTCAAACCATCTGCGTTCGTTGAGCGCGGTGAATACGGCGGCTGTGCAGTCGAAGAAGGAGCTGCAGGCTGAAATGCTGGCGAACCTGATCCAGGGTTATCAGCAGGCGGGTGAGCATGTCATTGCAGTGGGTGACATGAATGCCTTCGAGTTCTCCGATGGCTATACGGATACGCTGGGCACGATCACTGGCAACGTTGGCAACGGCGTTGCCGTGATGCCGGGTGTGGCGATTGTAAATCCGGTGGCTACGGATCTGATCAACACTCTGCCAGCGAATGCGCGCCAGAGCTACACGGAGTGGGGCAATGCGCAGGTGCTGGATCACGCTGTGGTAACGGCAGACATTGCGAGCAGCTCGACGCTTGCAGTGGGCCACATTGATGCGGACTTCCCCGTTGTTCTGTACAACGATGCAACGACCCCCGCTGCGATGTCGGATCATGATCCGCTGCTGGCTTACCTGGCACTGCCTGCTCCTGTTACCACCGCAACGCTGACCGGCAATGGCACGTTTGCTACGGCGATCACGGTCGGTCAGTCATCGGCTGGTCAACAACTCACGCTGACGAATACGGGTGAGGCTGTTATCAGCATCACTGGCTTTACCATGACGGGCGACTTTGCGCAGAGCAACAACTGCGGATCGTCGTTGGCGGTGGGTTCGTCGTGCGCGATCAACGTGGTGTTCACTCCGACTGCGGCTGGTGCTCGCACTGGCAGCATCACGCTGAATGGTTCGGCTACGGTCACACCTGTGACGCTGAGCGGAACCGGACTGGCACCGGCTAACTTCACGATTGGCGATTCGTCGGGTAATACGACGACTTCGATCACTCTGAATGCTGGCGATTCCACGAACCTTACGTTGAAGTTCACGTCGCTGAATGGCTTTGCTGGTTCCATCACGGTGACCTGCGCAGCCAGCGGAACGGCGCCCACAGGCGTCGCCTGCACTCCCACTTCGCCGGTCACGCTGGCGGCGAGTGGAACGGCGACTTCAACCGTCGTTATCACCACAGTGTCGCGGTCGCTTCCTGCAGGATTGGGTATGCTTCCGGCGTCCGCTGCAGGACGCATCGCGTCGTTGCTGTTCGCAATGATCACCGGCCTGGTGATGTTGCTGGTGAAGCGTAAGGGACGGGCTGTTCGCACTGGCGGTCTGCTGATGGTTCTGTTCGTCTTCGCACTCGGCATCACGGGTTGCGGTAAGGACAAGGGCAACGGACCGAATCCGAGCGGCACACCGACGGGAACCTACACCTACAAGGTGACGGCGACCTCAGGCAGTGTGAGCCACGTGCAGACCATCAACCTGACAGTGAACTAA
- a CDS encoding acyltransferase family protein encodes MTNRGSGTSATPVGRRSGYLPSLDGWRALAILWVILAHDQLSLPLYWRQLLNETGDRGVSLFFALSGMLICGRLLREESEAGFISLKGFYLRRLFRIQPAALTYLGFVAVLTLLHLIPAYWNGLLGSVLMIRNLWPGMQGYEYWFTSHFWSLSVEEHFYLLLPAFLVVVRRGRLAILTILVVFLQVWRLIVFRHPSLTSITWQPFLRTDIAIDVIVLGSITALALNKPRVQAFAVRWLHPSIALLLTAAIYWRLQVHHSTYDRIPLILTYPLLLVSTVLHPGSIITRLLEWPPLRYVGRISFSLYLWQQIFFVPVNPPGPGDWRSHHLLCWSAAFACAILSYHFIETPMIRIGHRIAMRYTRAPSEAERPEPEAS; translated from the coding sequence ATGACAAACCGTGGCTCCGGCACGTCTGCGACACCCGTCGGAAGACGATCCGGCTATCTGCCATCGTTAGATGGATGGCGCGCGTTGGCCATCCTCTGGGTCATTCTCGCGCACGATCAATTAAGCCTTCCTCTCTATTGGCGTCAGCTTCTAAACGAAACGGGCGACCGCGGTGTCTCTCTTTTTTTCGCTCTCAGTGGCATGCTCATCTGTGGGCGACTTCTGCGCGAGGAGTCAGAAGCCGGATTCATCTCGCTTAAGGGTTTTTATCTTCGCCGCCTCTTCCGCATCCAACCTGCCGCGTTAACGTATCTCGGATTCGTTGCGGTTCTCACGCTACTCCATCTGATTCCCGCTTACTGGAATGGTCTGCTCGGCTCGGTGCTGATGATCCGCAACCTGTGGCCAGGAATGCAGGGCTACGAATACTGGTTCACGTCGCATTTCTGGAGCCTTTCGGTCGAAGAGCACTTCTATCTCTTGCTTCCGGCGTTTCTGGTGGTTGTTCGGCGAGGACGTCTCGCAATCCTCACCATCCTTGTTGTTTTTCTGCAGGTGTGGCGCCTCATTGTCTTTCGCCATCCATCTCTTACCAGCATTACTTGGCAGCCCTTTCTGCGGACTGACATCGCTATCGACGTTATTGTGCTTGGCAGTATCACTGCATTGGCACTTAACAAACCGCGAGTGCAGGCGTTTGCCGTTCGATGGCTGCATCCCAGTATCGCCCTCTTGTTAACTGCGGCGATCTATTGGCGACTGCAGGTCCACCATTCCACCTACGATCGCATCCCCCTGATTCTGACTTACCCTCTGTTGCTCGTCTCCACGGTCCTTCATCCCGGCTCCATCATCACACGGCTATTGGAATGGCCCCCGCTTCGTTACGTTGGCCGCATCTCCTTCAGCCTCTATCTTTGGCAGCAGATATTCTTTGTGCCCGTGAATCCTCCCGGCCCTGGAGACTGGCGTTCGCACCACCTTCTCTGTTGGTCAGCTGCGTTCGCTTGCGCCATCCTGTCCTATCACTTCATTGAAACGCCGATGATCCGCATCGGCCATCGGATCGCGATGCGTTACACCCGTGCGCCGTCTGAAGCAGAACGTCCCGAACCAGAGGCGAGCTAG
- a CDS encoding A/G-specific adenine glycosylase encodes MKLLYALKNPSSETILEPALTPAQRTAFERSLRSWYEQHARVLPWRNVRNPYRTWLSEVMLQQTRVNAVLEHYERFLRRFPTIISLALAPEEEVLAQWSGLGYYRRARMLHRTAKLVVEEYGGELPSTSAGLRRLPGIGTYTAAAIASIAFGESIAVVDGNVERVLLRVLGLPETSGAKMAEFLERTANALVPRRNAGDHNQAMMELGAMICTPRSPRCAECPVFALCRTRGEHPTLERTPMRSERVRYALTTRRKQEGLEVLLQRRPMEASLMANMLELPQLSMHKDTGALVLLEEPLLRVRHSIVGTNYYVEVVGMATRRDAGKHALRGDAMEWVPATKLQEVPLTGLARKVLQRMKLMKLPSGMPQEVPLLIGRGGRASAGKKG; translated from the coding sequence ATGAAACTCTTGTACGCCCTCAAAAATCCATCTTCTGAAACCATCCTCGAGCCAGCATTGACGCCTGCGCAACGAACGGCCTTTGAGCGCAGCCTGCGGTCCTGGTATGAGCAACATGCGCGTGTGTTGCCGTGGCGGAACGTTCGTAATCCATATCGCACGTGGTTGTCAGAGGTCATGCTGCAGCAGACACGGGTGAACGCTGTGCTGGAGCACTACGAGCGGTTTCTGCGGCGGTTTCCCACCATCATTTCGTTGGCGTTGGCCCCGGAAGAGGAAGTGCTGGCGCAGTGGAGCGGTCTGGGATATTACCGACGCGCACGCATGCTGCATCGAACGGCGAAGCTGGTGGTGGAGGAATATGGTGGCGAGCTGCCTTCCACCTCCGCGGGACTGCGCAGGTTGCCGGGCATTGGAACCTATACTGCTGCAGCAATTGCGAGCATTGCGTTTGGCGAATCGATTGCCGTGGTGGATGGCAATGTGGAGCGGGTGCTGCTGCGAGTACTGGGGCTGCCAGAGACCTCAGGCGCGAAGATGGCGGAATTCCTGGAACGCACCGCGAATGCGCTGGTGCCGCGACGGAATGCTGGTGACCACAATCAGGCCATGATGGAACTGGGCGCGATGATCTGTACGCCGCGGTCGCCGCGGTGTGCTGAGTGCCCGGTGTTTGCGTTGTGCCGAACGCGCGGCGAACATCCCACGCTGGAACGCACGCCGATGCGCTCAGAACGTGTGCGTTATGCGCTGACCACCCGTCGCAAACAGGAAGGGCTGGAAGTGCTGTTGCAGCGGCGCCCGATGGAGGCTTCGCTAATGGCCAACATGCTGGAGCTGCCTCAGCTTTCCATGCACAAGGACACGGGCGCACTGGTGCTGCTGGAAGAGCCTCTGCTGCGAGTTCGGCACTCGATTGTGGGAACGAATTACTACGTGGAAGTGGTGGGTATGGCCACGCGGCGCGACGCGGGCAAACATGCGTTGCGCGGTGACGCGATGGAGTGGGTGCCCGCAACAAAATTGCAAGAAGTTCCGCTGACCGGGCTGGCACGTAAGGTGTTGCAGAGAATGAAGCTGATGAAGCTGCCGAGCGGGATGCCGCAGGAAGTTCCGCTGCTGATTGGGCGCGGCGGCCGAGCCTCCGCAGGTAAAAAAGGCTGA
- a CDS encoding cation diffusion facilitator family transporter: MAHDHSHAHHHHVHGPTSGKRLWVSLAVTLAFCAGEAIAGWVSHSLALLSDAGHNVSDAVALGLAAYAVVAIKRPAAGRHTYGHIRVSTLTALFNSSTLVLIALWIAIEAVGRFRNPEPIEGNLMIWVAAISVLMNTVIAVALAGDAKHSLNSRAAFIHMAGDALSAAAVVIAGIVVRYTGWLYADPIVSLMIAVFIFWSAIGIVREASDVLMEKAPPHLDPETLAARIGEIEPVCSVHDVHVWTVGEGRNLLSCHVALPANHTLLETTAIVSRIEKMLHDDFGIEHATIQPEEDGLCRMAHAATVFCSMEAHSHSHVH; this comes from the coding sequence ATGGCGCACGATCACTCGCACGCACATCACCATCATGTACACGGACCCACCAGCGGCAAGCGGCTGTGGGTTTCGTTGGCCGTGACGTTGGCGTTTTGCGCGGGTGAGGCGATTGCCGGATGGGTGTCACATTCCCTGGCGCTACTCTCTGATGCCGGCCATAACGTGAGCGATGCCGTGGCGCTGGGGCTGGCCGCGTATGCCGTGGTGGCCATCAAGCGGCCTGCTGCCGGACGGCACACGTATGGTCATATTCGCGTCTCCACGCTGACCGCTTTGTTTAACAGCAGCACGCTGGTTTTGATTGCCCTTTGGATTGCCATTGAGGCAGTGGGGCGTTTTCGGAATCCGGAGCCGATTGAGGGCAACCTGATGATCTGGGTTGCCGCTATCTCGGTTTTGATGAACACGGTGATTGCCGTGGCGCTGGCGGGTGATGCAAAGCATAGCCTGAATTCACGCGCAGCATTCATCCATATGGCGGGCGATGCGTTGAGCGCGGCTGCTGTGGTGATTGCAGGCATCGTGGTGCGCTATACGGGATGGCTGTATGCCGATCCGATTGTGTCGCTGATGATTGCCGTGTTCATTTTCTGGAGCGCGATTGGCATTGTGCGCGAGGCGAGCGATGTGTTGATGGAGAAGGCTCCACCACATCTTGATCCGGAGACACTGGCTGCGCGTATTGGCGAGATTGAACCTGTTTGCAGCGTGCATGATGTGCATGTTTGGACGGTGGGTGAAGGTCGCAATCTGCTGAGCTGCCATGTGGCACTGCCTGCGAACCATACGCTGCTGGAGACGACGGCGATTGTGAGTCGCATTGAGAAGATGCTGCATGATGACTTCGGCATTGAGCATGCGACGATTCAGCCGGAAGAAGATGGGCTGTGTCGCATGGCACACGCAGCGACTGTGTTCTGCAGTATGGAAGCACATTCGCATTCCCATGTGCATTGA